A DNA window from Microcystis aeruginosa NIES-843 contains the following coding sequences:
- a CDS encoding DUF427 domain-containing protein: MAKAIWNGAVVAESDNCEIVEGNYYFPPDTIKAEYFQSSNTHTICSWKGEASYYTLRVNGQDNKDAAWYYPDPKPKAQNIKGYIAFWRGVQVEK; encoded by the coding sequence ATGGCAAAGGCGATTTGGAATGGTGCAGTGGTAGCCGAAAGCGATAACTGCGAAATTGTCGAGGGAAACTACTATTTTCCCCCCGATACCATCAAAGCTGAATATTTTCAATCCAGTAACACCCATACCATTTGTTCTTGGAAGGGAGAGGCTAGTTATTATACTCTCAGGGTAAATGGACAGGACAATAAAGATGCCGCTTGGTATTATCCCGATCCTAAACCAAAAGCCCAAAATATCAAAGGATATATCGCTTTTTGGCGAGGTGTGCAGGTTGAGAAATGA
- the trxA gene encoding thioredoxin has protein sequence MAVKKEFSSFQELLQSTNLPVLVDFYATWCGPCQMMAPILEQTGMYFKNRLQIVKIDTDKYPNLATKYGIQALPTLVVFKNGQPIDRIEGVVQVNQLVQHLQTLL, from the coding sequence ATGGCAGTCAAAAAAGAGTTTTCCAGTTTTCAGGAACTGTTGCAATCCACTAATCTCCCCGTGTTAGTGGATTTCTATGCCACTTGGTGCGGTCCTTGTCAAATGATGGCTCCGATTCTAGAACAAACGGGAATGTATTTCAAAAATCGCCTACAAATTGTCAAAATTGATACAGACAAATATCCTAATTTAGCCACTAAGTACGGTATTCAAGCTTTACCGACTTTAGTAGTCTTTAAAAATGGTCAACCGATCGATCGAATCGAGGGAGTGGTGCAGGTTAACCAACTGGTTCAACATTTACAAACTCTGTTGTAA